In Caretta caretta isolate rCarCar2 chromosome 4, rCarCar1.hap1, whole genome shotgun sequence, one genomic interval encodes:
- the LOC125635705 gene encoding uncharacterized protein LOC125635705 isoform X1, translating into MQSSSAEVTIQSSSTEVTMMESQNRKRAPAWTEREVQDLIAVWGEESVLSELRSSFRNAKTFVKISQGMKDRGHNRDPKQCRVKLKELRQAYQKTRKANGRSGSEPQTCRFYDELHAILGGSATTTPAVLFDSFNGDGGNTEAGFGDEEDDDDDEVVDSSQQASGETGFPDSQELFLTLDLEPVPPEPTQGCLLDLAGGEGTSAACVSMITGSSPSQRLVKIRKKKKTHSR; encoded by the exons atgcagagctcatcagcagaggtgaccatccagagctcatcaacagaggtgaccatgatggagtcccagaatcgcaaaagagctccagcatggaccgaacgggaggtacaggatctgatcgctgtttggggagaggaatccgtgctatcagaactccgttccagttttcgaaatgccaaaacctttgtcaaaatctcccagggcatgaaggacagaggccataacagggacccaaagcagtgccgcgtgaaacttaaggagctgaggcaagcctaccagaaaaccagaaaggcaaacggccgctccgggtcagagccccaaacatgccgcttctatgatgagctgcatgccattttagggggttcagccaccactaccccagccgtgttgtttgactccttcaatggagatggaggcaacacggaagcaggttttggggacgaagaagatgatgatgatgatgaggttgtagatagctcacagcaagcaagtggagaaactggttttcccgacagccaggaactgtttctcaccctggacctggagccagtaccccctgaacccacccaaggctgcctcctggacctggcaggtggagaagggacctccg cagcatgtgtttcaatgatcacaggatcttctccttcccagaggctagtgaagattagaaagaaaaaaaaaacacactcgcgatga
- the LOC125635705 gene encoding uncharacterized protein LOC125635705 isoform X2, whose product MQSSSAEVTIQSSSTEVTMMESQNRKRAPAWTEREVQDLIAVWGEESVLSELRSSFRNAKTFVKISQGMKDRGHNRDPKQCRVKLKELRQAYQKTRKANGRSGSEPQTCRFYDELHAILGGSATTTPAVLFDSFNGDGGNTEAGFGDEEDDDDDEVVDSSQQASGETGFPDSQELFLTLDLEPVPPEPTQGCLLDLAGGEGTSACVSMITGSSPSQRLVKIRKKKKTHSR is encoded by the exons atgcagagctcatcagcagaggtgaccatccagagctcatcaacagaggtgaccatgatggagtcccagaatcgcaaaagagctccagcatggaccgaacgggaggtacaggatctgatcgctgtttggggagaggaatccgtgctatcagaactccgttccagttttcgaaatgccaaaacctttgtcaaaatctcccagggcatgaaggacagaggccataacagggacccaaagcagtgccgcgtgaaacttaaggagctgaggcaagcctaccagaaaaccagaaaggcaaacggccgctccgggtcagagccccaaacatgccgcttctatgatgagctgcatgccattttagggggttcagccaccactaccccagccgtgttgtttgactccttcaatggagatggaggcaacacggaagcaggttttggggacgaagaagatgatgatgatgatgaggttgtagatagctcacagcaagcaagtggagaaactggttttcccgacagccaggaactgtttctcaccctggacctggagccagtaccccctgaacccacccaaggctgcctcctggacctggcaggtggagaagggacctccg catgtgtttcaatgatcacaggatcttctccttcccagaggctagtgaagattagaaagaaaaaaaaaacacactcgcgatga